GTGCCGACGGAAGTCGATCACCCGGTAGGCGCGCTTGTGGCCGCCGCCCTGGTGCCGGGTGGTGACCCGACCGTGGTTGTTGCGGCCACCCTTCGACGTGAGCGGACGCGTCAGCGACTTCTCCGGCTCCGTGCGCGTGACCTCAACGAAGTCGGCGACGCTCGAGCCGCGTCGGCCCGGGGTCGTCGGCTTGTACTTGCGGATGCCCATGGTTACGTGTCCTCGCCTGCGTCGTTAGCCGTCTGCTGTGGTGATCCCGGTCAGGAGACCGGTCCGCCGAAGATGTCGATGCGCTGGCCCGGAGCCACGCTGACCACCGCGCGCTTGGTGGTGGCACGCCGGCCCCAGCCCACGTTGGTGCGGCGGCGCTTGCCCTCGCGGTTGCTGGTGTTCACCCCGATGACCTTGACCCCGAACACCTGCTCGACCGCGATCTTGATCTGGGTCTTGTTGGAGTCCGGGCGGACCAGGAAGGTGTACTTGTTCTCGTCGAGAAGGCCGTAGCTCTTCTCCGAGATCACGGGCGCGAGCAGGATGTCGCGCGGGTCGGCGATCTTCACTTGACGCTCCCGTCGGTGTCCGCGGTGGTGGTAACGGCCTCGGACTCGGTGGCCACAGCCTTGGCGCCCTTGCCCTTGGCCGGTCCGGACAGGAACGCCTCGAGAGCGCCCCGCGTGAAGACCACGTCGTCGGAGACCAGCACGTCGTAGGTGTTCAGCTGGTCAGCGACGAGCAGGTGCACGGTGTCGACATTGCGCAGGCTCTTCCAGGCAGCGACATCGTCGCGCTCGAGCACGACCAGCAGGTGCGGACGGCCGCTGAGCTGGGCCAACGCCGCCGAGGCCGCCTTCGTCGAAGGGGTCTCGCCGTCCACCACACCGGTGAGCACGTGGACCCGGCCGTTGCGCGCCCGGTCGGACAGCGCCCCGCGCAGCGCGGCGGCCTTCATCTTCTTCGGGGTCCGCTGCTCGTAGCTGCGCGGCGTCGGCCCGTGGACCACGCCACCGCCCGCGAACTGCGGGGCCCGGGTGGAACCCTGCCGAGCCCGGCCGGTGCCCTTCTGGCGGTACGGCTTGCGCCCACCGCCAGACACCTCGCCGCGAGTCTTCACGGAGTGGGTGCCCTGGCGGGCCGCGGCCAGCTGGGCCACCACGACCTGGTGGATCAGCGGCACGTTGACCTGCACGTCGAAGATCTCGGCCGGCAGCTCGACGCTGCCCGCCTTCTCCCCGGCGGGGGTCAGGACGTCGACGGTCGTCATGGCGCTCACTTGCCCTTCGCAGCGGTCCGGACGAGGACGAGGCCGCCCTTCGGGCCGGGGATGGCGCCTTTGATGAGCAGCAGCCCCTTGTCGGCGTCGACCGCGTGCACGGTCAGGTTCTGGGTGGACTGCTGGACGTGACCCATCCGCCCCGCCATCCGCTGGCCCGGCATGACCCGGCCCGGGGTGGCGCAGGCGCCGATGGAGCCCGGCTTGCGGTGGTTGCGGTGCGCACCGTGCGACGCGCCCACTCCGGAAAAGCCGTGCCGCTTCATGACGCCGGCGAAGCCCTTGCCCTTGGTGGTGCCGGTGACGTCCACGAGCTGCCCGGCCTCGAACACCTCGGCGGTGATCTCCTGGCCCAGGGTGTACTCGGGGGCGTCATCTGTTCGTAGCTCCACCAGGTGCCGGCGCGGGGTCACCCCAGCCTTGGCGAAGTGACCAGCCAGCGGCTTGGTCACCTTGCGCGGGTCGATCGCCCCGTAGGCGATCTGCACCGCGGCGTAGCCGTCGGTCTCGGCGCTGCGGACCTGGGTGACGACGCACGGCCCGGCCTTGACCACGGTCACGGGCACGAGCCGGTTCTGCTCGTCCCAGACCTGGGTCATGCCGAGCTTCTCGCCCAGGACGCCCTTCATCTGCTTAGCCATGGCGCTGCAGTCCTCGATCTCCGTCTAGAGCTTGATCTCGATGTCAACACCCGCCGGAAGGTCGAGTCGCATGAGCGAGTCGACGGTCTTCGGCGTCGGGTCGAGGATGTCGATCAGGCGCTTGTGGGTGCGCATCTCAAAGTGCTCGCGGCTGTCCTTGTACTTGTGCGGCGAACGAATCACGCAGTAGACGTTCTTCTCCGTGGGCAGCGGCACCGGTCCCGCGACCTGCGCGCCGGTACGCGTCACCGTCTCGACGATCTTGC
This DNA window, taken from Actinomycetes bacterium, encodes the following:
- the rpsJ gene encoding 30S ribosomal protein S10, producing MAGQKIRIRLKAYDHEVIDSSARKIVETVTRTGAQVAGPVPLPTEKNVYCVIRSPHKYKDSREHFEMRTHKRLIDILDPTPKTVDSLMRLDLPAGVDIEIKL
- the rplW gene encoding 50S ribosomal protein L23, whose product is MADPRDILLAPVISEKSYGLLDENKYTFLVRPDSNKTQIKIAVEQVFGVKVIGVNTSNREGKRRRTNVGWGRRATTKRAVVSVAPGQRIDIFGGPVS
- the rplC gene encoding 50S ribosomal protein L3, with product MAKQMKGVLGEKLGMTQVWDEQNRLVPVTVVKAGPCVVTQVRSAETDGYAAVQIAYGAIDPRKVTKPLAGHFAKAGVTPRRHLVELRTDDAPEYTLGQEITAEVFEAGQLVDVTGTTKGKGFAGVMKRHGFSGVGASHGAHRNHRKPGSIGACATPGRVMPGQRMAGRMGHVQQSTQNLTVHAVDADKGLLLIKGAIPGPKGGLVLVRTAAKGK
- the rplD gene encoding 50S ribosomal protein L4 yields the protein MTTVDVLTPAGEKAGSVELPAEIFDVQVNVPLIHQVVVAQLAAARQGTHSVKTRGEVSGGGRKPYRQKGTGRARQGSTRAPQFAGGGVVHGPTPRSYEQRTPKKMKAAALRGALSDRARNGRVHVLTGVVDGETPSTKAASAALAQLSGRPHLLVVLERDDVAAWKSLRNVDTVHLLVADQLNTYDVLVSDDVVFTRGALEAFLSGPAKGKGAKAVATESEAVTTTADTDGSVK